In Actinomyces marmotae, the DNA window TGGAGGAGCGCCGGCACTGGCACGCCTCCTGCTGGGAGCGCCGCCTCTGGTAGCCGCGGGCCCGCGCCGCGTGGCGCCCCTGATCCCGGGCGCGCGGGCCCGACTCAGACGAGGGGAGTGCCTGAGCGCCCCTCCCAGCCGGGCAGGAGCCGGTCCAGGGCGAAGCGCAGCGGCACGACATCGCCGTCACGCCCGCCCTCCCCGATCGTCAGGGGAACCGGATCCGGGCTCGGGCAAACGCCGAGCAGCCTGTCCCTCAGCCCCAGCTGGCGGGTGAGGATGTAGAAGCGCCCCTCGACGTCGATCGCCACAGTCCTATCGGCGCGCAAGTACCAGCCCCTCAGCGGAGTGCGCGCGCTGCCGCCGCCATAGCCCTTGGCCCTCAGCGCCACCGGCTCCAGGCCCTCCGCGGAGGCGGCGCTGAGGAAGGCCCGCACGATCCGCTCCGCCCGGGCGGTCTCGGCCGATCGGGAAGCCCGGAGCATCCGGGCCCTCTGGGCAGCGGCCTCACGGCGCCGGGCGGCCCAGTCCGCCTCCTCGGGATCCCCTGGCGCGGCCGCTGGGGGATCCGGGCGCTCCAGGGCCGGGAGGCCGTGGTCGGGGGAGGGCTGGACGCCGGGCATGACCCAAGCCTAAAGCGAGTCGTCAATGAGGCCACCGGGGAGTGCCGGATGGCGCAGACTGGAAGCATGTCCGAACCAGCCCGACTGCGCATCCGCCTCAACTCGGGATCCCCGTCCCCTGTCTTCGAGCAGATCTGCGATGCCGTGCGCCGCGACATCGCCTTGGGCCGCCTCCCCGCCGGAACCAGGCTCCCAACGACGCGGGCCCTGGCCGCCGAGATCGACGTCGCCGTCAACACCGTGGCCAAGGCCTACCGCGAGCTGGAGCTGGAGGGGGTCATCGAGGGCAGGGGCCGGCAGGGCACCTTCGTCATCGACCCCTCCGGGACCGCCGCCGAGCGCGAGGCCCTGCGCTGCGCCCACGCGCTGCGCGACCTCGGGGTGAGCCGTGAGAAAGCGCTCGACCTCCTGACGCGCGCGTGGGGCTCCTGACGGCTCAGGAGCCCCACGGCGTGATGCGCGTTGGCGTCGCGACGACATTCGTGGTGCCCGCGCGCAGCGGGCGCCACGAGGCGGATCAGGGCTTCTTCTTCGCCCCCTGCTTCGCCGAGGGCTTGTTGGCGCCCTCCTGGGAGGACTGCTTGGCGGCCTTCCCGGCCCCGGGCTCGGCCTCCTCGCCCTCGGCGTCCTGGGGGGACTGCGCCGACCGGGCGGCGCCGCCGACCACCGGGGCGGGCGCGTGGACGAGTGCGGAGTCACCGAGGATTCCGCGCATGTCCTCCAGGTAGGCGGCGATCGAGTCGCGCTGGCGCTCGAGCTCATCGATCTGGCGGCGCACCGCCGAGGTCTGGGCGTCAGCGTCGGCGCGGGTGTCCTCCAGGAGCTGCTCAGCCTGCTCGCGCGCCTCGCGCACGATCTCGTCAGCCTTGTTCGTGGCCTCCTCGTAGCGGGTGCGGGCCTCGGCGTCGGTGCGGGCGCGCACCTTCTCCGCGCGATCGAGGGCCTCCTGGAGGCTCGCCTCCGCCTGGGCGGTCTGGGCCTGGGCCTCCTCGACCATCTGGCGGATCGACTCCTGGGTCTCCTGATGGGCCTTGGAGTCCTCGGTCGCGGCGGCCTCGTGCTGGCTGGCGATCTCCAGGGCGGCCTGCTGACGGAGCTCGGCCACCTCGGAGCGGGCCGCCTCCGCCTCCGCCTTGGCGTTGCGAACGAGGGACTCCGCCTCGGCCTTGGCGTTGCGAACGAGGGACTCCGCCTCCGTGCGGGCCTTCTCCACGGCCAGACGCGCCTCCTCGCGCGAGGAGGTCAGCAGCGCCTCGGACTCCTCCGTGGAGGTCCGGCGCAACTGCTCGGCGGCGGCCTCCGCCTCGTCACGGGTCGCGGCGGCCTGCTGATCGGCGGCGACGGTGGTCTCCGTGGCCTGCTTGTTGGCCTGGGCGATGACGAGGGAGGCCTCGCGCTCGGCCGAACTGCGGGCCTCGGTGGCGGCGGTCTGCGCGTCCGTGGTCGCCTTGGCGGCGGTGCGCTCGGCCGCGGCCACCATCTCGTCGGCGCGGGCCTGGGCGTTGGCGAGCGTCGTCGCCGCCTCCGCCTGGGAACGGCTGGTGAGCTCGCCGGCCTCGCGGCGGGCGTCCGCCACGAGAGTGGCGGCCTCGGAGGAGCTGCGCTCCTGGAGGCGCTTGGCATTGGTGCGGGTGCGGGAGAGCAGGGCCTCGGCCTCGGCATTGGCCTTGGACATCACGGTGGCGGACTGCTCCTCGGCGCTGCGCAGCAGCTGCTCGATGCGCGATCCGAGACCGGCGTAGGTCGGCTTGTCGGCCTCGCGCAGACGACGGCGCGCGTCGGCCAGCTCGCCGCTGAGCGTCATCGCTCGCTGATCGAGATTGGCGACCTCGCGGCGCGCGTCAGCCAACTGCCGCACCAGGGACTCGATGCGCTGCTCGACCTGCGCGCGGTCGTAGCCGCGCATCGTCACGGCGAACTCATAGGTCTCGTCGGACACTGTGTCTCCATTTCTTATAATGTGGGGCGGCGCCCCGGCTCAGGGACAAGGGTAGGACTCTGGACGGCTCGGCCGCGACCTCGGAATCCCTTGGGGTTTCCAGATTACTCTGCGATGGCTCCCAGGTCACTCCCAGGGTTTTCGGGACACGTCCGCCCAGGGCGCCGGGTTGTGTGATGTTCCCCAGGATGGTGGGAATCCGGTGCGTCGGCATGGGATTCTGGGCATCAATGCCCCGTTCCGCCCAGCGTCACGCCCGGGACGCGGGGGACCAAACGCCGAGTCCGAGGAGTTCAGCGTCGTGAATCGACGACTCTTGAGCGCGATCGTCGCTGCTGCTGGCCTGATCGTCATCGCTCTGGCCGTCTGCTTCGCCACAGTGTGGCGTCCCAGTTCGACCATCGAAGCCACCCTTCCCACGTCGCCCGAGCAGAACTACGCCGTCACCGCCCCAGGCGTCCTCAACCTGATCGACTCATCGGTGACGATCAAGGCCACCGCCGCCGATGGCTCCTCGCCAGTCGTCATCGCCGTCGGCCATGAGGCGGACGTCAAGGCCTGGCTCGCGCGGGACCCGTACCTGTCGGTGACCGGCCTGGCCGACGAGAAGACCCTCCAGGCCTCTCCCGTGACGGAGGCCTGCGACTCCTCGGGAGCCTGCTCGGAGGCGACGCCCTCCAACGCCGACCCCACCTCCTCTGACCTGTGGAGCGACAAGGCCAAGGGCACGGGCTCGGCGTCGGCCGTCGTCAACGTCAGCTCTTCGGACATGGTCGCGCTCATCGCCACGGACGGCTCGGGCCCCGCGCCGTCGGTGTCCCTGTCGTGGGAGCGGACGGTGTCCACGTGGTGGTTCATGCCCAGCCTGATCCTGGGCGGCCTACTCATCCTCGTCGGGGTGTTCGGCCTGCTCCTCGACTTCCAGAACCGCCGGGTGGAGGCTGAGCGCCGCAACCGCGCGGCTGAGCGGCAGGCCCGCCTCGACGCCGCCGATGGCGTGCCGACCGCGGCGGTGCCCAGCGTCGAGGACCCGGACCGCCCGTTGACCCGCCGGGAGAAGCGGGACAAGGAGCGCGCCGAGCGGCAGGGCGAGGAGTGGGTGGACCCGCGCACCGGCCGCGCCTACGTCGGTGGCGTCGAGGTCCCCTCGATCCCCTCGTCCCCCGAGGCCCTCACCGCCCAGGGCGCCGGGGCGGCGAGCGCGGCTCCGAGCATCGGCGCGACCTCCAACGATCCCCACTCCGGCGCGCCCGCCACGACGCCCCCCAGCGGCGGCGCCGCGGTCGCCCTGGGCGCCCCCGATGAGGCGGGCTGGGGCGACCCGCGCCCGGACCAGGGCGGTGGGATGACAGCGCATGAGCGCCCCTGGGAGAGCGCGACGGCATCCCTGCCGCCGCTCGGCCCTGCCGAGCCCGTGGATTACTTCGGCACCGCCATCCTCGGGGGCGATGGCGCCCAGGCGCTGCGCCCGGCGCCCTCGATGATCCCGGGTTCTGCTCCCTACTTCCAGGTGGATGACCCGCGGGGCTCGAGCGCCTCGGCGGCGCCGCCCGCGTCCCCGCCCGTCGATCTGCCCGCGCACAGGGCCGGCTCATCGGGCCCCTCCACGGAGGACCTGGGCGAGCTCGGGCTGGGCAGGAGCGCGGACGGCCAGGGCGCCGGTGGCGCCCGGGATGACAAGGAGACCATCTGATGACCACGCGCCGTTTCTTCCTCGGGGGCATGACCGCCTCGGCCGTCGCCGCGACGCTGGCCGCCTGCGGGCAGGAGATCACCACCACGCCCGTGGCTGCCACGGGCACGCCCGGGGCCTATTCGGCGCTCGACTCCGAGCGCCTGACCTCCATCCTGGAGCGGATCAAGACGGGCCTGGCCCAGGCGGATACCGCCCGCACCGCCGACTCCCTCAACGGCTACCTGGTGGGGCCCGCCGCCCGTGGCCGCGCCGAGCAGTACGCTGTGGCCTCGGCCCTGGGGGACGACACGCGGATCAGCCAGATCGTCCTCGACTCCGCGGCGGGCGCCGCCAGCCTGGCCGAGGGCTTCCCGCGCGCCGCCGTCGTGGTGTCCCAGCAGCCCGAGGCGGCCAAGGCGCCCTGGATCATGGTGCTGTCGCAGGAAGACGCCAGGGACAACTTCGGGCTGTGGGCCTGGGGCCAGCTCTTCCCCGGTGCGCGCGTGCCCGGGACCCCGACCGCCGCGGCCGGGACCGAGGCCATCACCGCGGACTCCACCGGGCT includes these proteins:
- a CDS encoding GntR family transcriptional regulator; amino-acid sequence: MSEPARLRIRLNSGSPSPVFEQICDAVRRDIALGRLPAGTRLPTTRALAAEIDVAVNTVAKAYRELELEGVIEGRGRQGTFVIDPSGTAAEREALRCAHALRDLGVSREKALDLLTRAWGS